In Blastopirellula sp. J2-11, a single genomic region encodes these proteins:
- the asnS gene encoding asparagine--tRNA ligase — MQKISVRSALSADQVGNQVKLEGWVRTRRDSKAGFSFIELNDGSCMGNIQVVADGNLANYESEVKKLSAGCSVRILGEIVASQGKGQTTEIQASEVHVYGWADPESYPLQKKRHSMEKLREWAHLRPRTNTFGAVFRVRNCVSRSIHNFFQERGFLYVHTPIITASDCEGAGEMFKVTTLDLDAPPKTGGKVDYTQDFFERPSYLTVSGQLEGEIFATALGNVYTFGPTFRAENSNTSRHLAEFWMVEPEMAFVDLEGNMQVAEDFIKRIISDVMRDCGDDLQFFNDRIDDTVLATLTAMADGEFLRVSYTDAIDILLKSGQKFDYKVEWGTDLQSEHERFLTEVHFKRPVILHDYPRSIKPFYMRCNDDGETVRAMDVLAPKVGEIIGGSQREERLDVLEQRMQEQGLNPADYWWYVELRKYGTIPHSGFGLGLERILQFITGMGNIRDVIPFPRTPGSADF; from the coding sequence ATGCAAAAAATTTCGGTTCGCTCCGCACTCTCGGCCGATCAGGTCGGCAATCAGGTCAAGCTCGAAGGTTGGGTTCGCACACGCCGTGACAGCAAAGCCGGTTTTAGTTTTATCGAACTGAACGACGGCAGCTGCATGGGCAACATCCAGGTCGTCGCTGACGGCAATCTGGCGAACTACGAATCAGAAGTCAAGAAGCTCTCGGCCGGCTGCAGCGTGCGCATCCTGGGCGAGATTGTCGCATCGCAGGGCAAAGGTCAAACGACTGAAATTCAAGCGAGCGAAGTCCACGTCTACGGCTGGGCTGACCCAGAGAGTTATCCGCTGCAAAAGAAGCGGCACTCGATGGAAAAGCTGCGAGAGTGGGCTCATCTACGCCCCCGCACCAATACGTTTGGGGCCGTCTTTCGCGTTCGCAACTGCGTCTCACGTTCGATTCATAACTTCTTTCAAGAGCGTGGGTTTCTCTACGTTCACACGCCGATCATCACCGCGTCGGATTGCGAAGGCGCCGGCGAGATGTTCAAGGTCACAACGCTCGATTTGGATGCGCCCCCCAAGACCGGCGGCAAAGTCGACTACACGCAAGACTTTTTCGAGCGACCTTCGTACCTGACGGTGAGCGGTCAGCTGGAAGGGGAAATTTTTGCGACGGCGCTGGGCAATGTCTATACGTTTGGCCCGACGTTTCGCGCAGAGAACTCCAATACGTCGCGGCACCTGGCCGAGTTTTGGATGGTCGAACCGGAGATGGCGTTCGTCGACTTGGAAGGGAACATGCAGGTCGCCGAAGATTTCATCAAACGGATTATCTCGGACGTGATGCGCGACTGCGGCGACGACCTGCAGTTCTTCAACGATCGCATCGACGACACGGTTCTCGCGACGCTAACGGCGATGGCCGACGGCGAGTTCCTGCGCGTCAGTTATACCGATGCGATCGATATTCTGCTGAAGAGCGGGCAAAAGTTCGACTACAAAGTGGAATGGGGAACCGATCTGCAGTCGGAGCACGAGCGTTTTCTGACCGAGGTCCATTTCAAACGCCCGGTCATTTTGCACGACTATCCGCGTTCCATTAAGCCGTTCTACATGCGTTGCAACGACGATGGCGAAACGGTGCGCGCGATGGATGTGCTAGCCCCCAAAGTGGGAGAAATCATCGGCGGCAGCCAGCGTGAGGAACGGTTAGACGTGCTAGAGCAACGAATGCAGGAGCAGGGGCTGAATCCGGCCGATTATTGGTGGTATGTCGAACTGCGGAAATACGGCACGATTCCCCACTCTGGTTTTGGACTGGGGCTTGAGCGCATCCTACAGTTTATTACCGGCATGGGGAACATTCGAGACGTGATCCCCTTCCCGCGCACACCGGGGAGCGCCGACTTTTAG
- a CDS encoding rhodanese-like domain-containing protein: MTARTNMTLIAMMLISVSASIARGEDLKQVLEKFKQGKAVLLDVREEVEWKKGHLAGATLAPFSKIAFDPECRKIIAALPPGKEVYTYGDTNRLAFFAANYLEQRNGQPATALRVRYSALVAAGFKEADLRPKGFLQQLKEQEEKELGKK, encoded by the coding sequence ATGACGGCTCGCACGAATATGACGCTGATCGCGATGATGCTGATCAGCGTCTCCGCAAGTATCGCCCGCGGCGAAGACCTGAAGCAGGTGCTGGAGAAATTCAAACAGGGCAAAGCGGTCCTGCTCGATGTGCGCGAAGAAGTCGAGTGGAAAAAAGGACACCTAGCCGGAGCAACCTTGGCGCCGTTCTCCAAGATCGCGTTCGATCCCGAATGCCGCAAAATCATCGCCGCATTGCCGCCAGGCAAAGAGGTTTACACGTATGGCGACACCAACAGACTCGCCTTCTTTGCCGCCAATTATCTGGAACAACGCAATGGGCAACCGGCGACCGCATTGAGAGTCAGATACAGCGCGTTGGTCGCCGCAGGCTTCAAAGAAGCGGATCTGCGACCGAAAGGTTTCTTGCAACAACTCAAAGAGCAAGAAGAAAAAGAGTTGGGGAAGAAATAG